One genomic segment of Desulfomicrobium sp. ZS1 includes these proteins:
- a CDS encoding TetR/AcrR family transcriptional regulator codes for MSRPIMKRETIEESAIRLFATKGLARTTIKDIASEAGVTEGALYRYYSGKEEMAWKLFNRELDQFTHLLSEVLFDDRMPFDLRLGLAIQTIYDYYIYNGDQFAFILLTQHGFPEDKLLSRETEPMAMAERFIGQAVGAGEIPPCDADLHAGLLMGAIMQPLVLHRYDKLELTPGTPAQVTASCLRMLGLC; via the coding sequence ATGTCACGACCGATCATGAAGCGCGAAACCATAGAAGAATCCGCCATCCGCCTTTTTGCCACCAAAGGGCTGGCGCGAACCACCATAAAGGACATCGCAAGCGAGGCGGGAGTCACCGAAGGCGCGCTGTACCGCTATTATTCCGGCAAGGAAGAAATGGCGTGGAAGCTTTTCAACCGCGAACTGGATCAGTTCACCCATCTGCTATCCGAAGTCCTCTTCGACGACCGCATGCCGTTCGATCTGCGCCTGGGGCTCGCGATCCAGACCATCTACGACTATTACATATATAATGGTGACCAGTTCGCCTTCATCCTGCTGACCCAGCATGGCTTTCCCGAAGACAAGCTCCTGAGCCGCGAGACCGAGCCCATGGCCATGGCCGAACGCTTTATCGGCCAGGCAGTGGGTGCGGGCGAGATTCCGCCCTGCGATGCCGATCTCCATGCGGGGCTGCTCATGGGCGCCATCATGCAACCGCTTGTTCTGCACCGCTACGACAAACTCGAACTGACCCCCGGCACGCCCGCGCAGGTCACGGCCTCCTGCCTGCGCATGCTGGGGCTGTGCTAA
- the acs gene encoding acetate--CoA ligase, whose protein sequence is MTPDNIQSLQHEQRLFNPPAAKRAHIPDMATYEEHYRRADQDPEGYWADRAKELLSWSKPWDKVMDCDFTVPKINWFVNGQLNVSYNCLDRHVENGLGDKTAIIWQGEPEEDVRHISFRELLHDVVRFANILKKLGVGRGDRVALYMPMVPELAVAMLACTRIGATHSIVFAGFSALSLMNRIQDCEAKVLVTADAVLRGGKKIPLKGNVDEALIGCPTVTACVVLKRAGIDINMVEDRDLWWHDVMADPNIATSCPCEPMDSEDLLFILYTSGSTGKPKGVMHTTGGYLTYAAHSTQLVFNLHDDDIHFCTADIGWITGHTYIVYGPLALGVTSVMFEGVPSYPDPSRFWQLVEKFKITSFYTAPTAIRALMRDGAEWTQKNDLSSLRVLGSVGEPINPEAWMWYHKNIGNSKLPVVDTWWQTETGGILISALPFATPLKPGSATRPLPGVHARIVDAEGNPAAANEGGHLVIERPWPGMLRGVFGDPERFKQQYFERFPGRYEAGDGARQDEDGYFWIMGRLDDVINVSGHRLGTAEIESALVSHPAVAEAAVVGMPHDIKGQAIYAYVTLRADADESDELIKALRNHVRKEIGPLASPEVIQFTVGLPKTRSGKIMRRVLRKITSGSTALEDFGDTSTLADPSVIQDLIAGRHT, encoded by the coding sequence ATGACACCTGACAATATCCAGAGCCTGCAGCACGAACAGCGCCTCTTCAACCCACCCGCCGCCAAACGGGCCCACATCCCCGACATGGCCACCTACGAAGAGCACTATCGTCGCGCCGACCAGGACCCCGAAGGCTACTGGGCCGACCGCGCCAAGGAGCTTCTCAGTTGGAGCAAGCCCTGGGACAAGGTCATGGACTGCGATTTCACCGTTCCGAAGATCAACTGGTTCGTGAACGGCCAGCTCAACGTCAGCTACAACTGCCTTGACCGGCATGTGGAAAACGGCCTGGGCGACAAGACAGCCATCATCTGGCAGGGCGAACCCGAAGAAGATGTCCGGCACATTTCCTTCCGCGAACTTTTGCACGATGTCGTCCGGTTCGCCAATATCCTCAAAAAACTCGGAGTCGGACGCGGTGACCGCGTGGCCCTCTACATGCCCATGGTGCCGGAACTGGCCGTGGCCATGCTGGCCTGCACGCGCATCGGAGCCACGCATTCCATCGTCTTCGCGGGTTTTTCGGCTTTAAGCCTCATGAACCGCATCCAGGACTGCGAAGCCAAAGTGCTGGTCACCGCCGACGCAGTGCTGCGCGGCGGCAAGAAGATCCCCCTCAAAGGCAATGTCGACGAAGCCCTGATCGGCTGCCCCACCGTGACCGCTTGCGTGGTCTTAAAGCGGGCCGGCATCGACATCAACATGGTCGAAGACCGGGACCTGTGGTGGCACGATGTCATGGCCGACCCGAACATCGCCACGAGCTGCCCCTGCGAACCCATGGACTCCGAGGACCTGCTCTTCATTCTGTACACAAGCGGCTCCACGGGCAAGCCCAAAGGGGTCATGCACACCACGGGCGGTTACCTGACCTACGCGGCCCACTCCACGCAACTGGTCTTCAACCTGCATGACGACGACATCCATTTCTGCACGGCGGATATCGGCTGGATCACCGGGCACACCTACATCGTGTACGGTCCCTTGGCGCTGGGCGTGACCTCGGTCATGTTCGAAGGCGTGCCGTCCTATCCCGATCCATCGCGTTTCTGGCAGTTGGTCGAGAAGTTCAAGATCACCTCCTTCTACACCGCGCCCACCGCCATTCGGGCGCTGATGCGCGACGGCGCGGAATGGACGCAGAAGAACGACCTGTCCTCCCTGCGCGTACTCGGCAGCGTCGGAGAGCCCATCAATCCCGAGGCGTGGATGTGGTATCACAAGAACATCGGCAACTCCAAGCTGCCCGTGGTCGACACCTGGTGGCAGACGGAAACGGGCGGCATCCTCATCTCCGCCCTGCCTTTCGCCACACCGCTCAAGCCCGGCTCCGCCACCCGGCCTCTGCCCGGCGTGCATGCCCGCATCGTGGACGCCGAAGGCAACCCGGCCGCTGCCAACGAAGGCGGCCATCTGGTCATTGAACGCCCCTGGCCGGGCATGCTGCGCGGCGTGTTCGGTGACCCCGAGCGCTTCAAGCAGCAATACTTCGAACGCTTTCCCGGCCGCTACGAAGCCGGTGACGGCGCGCGCCAGGACGAGGACGGCTATTTCTGGATCATGGGCCGCCTTGACGACGTCATCAACGTGTCCGGCCATCGTCTGGGCACGGCCGAGATCGAATCCGCCCTGGTCTCGCACCCGGCCGTGGCCGAGGCCGCCGTGGTCGGCATGCCTCACGACATCAAGGGCCAGGCAATTTATGCCTACGTCACCCTGCGCGCCGATGCGGACGAATCCGACGAACTCATAAAAGCCCTGCGCAACCACGTCCGCAAGGAGATCGGGCCGCTGGCCTCTCCCGAAGTCATCCAGTTCACGGTGGGCCTGCCCAAGACCCGCAGCGGCAAGATCATGCGCCGAGTGCTGCGCAAGATCACTTCCGGTTCCACGGCCCTGGAAGACTTTGGTGACACCTCGACCCTGGCCGATCCTTCCGTCATTCAAGATCTGATCGCCGGACGCCATACCTAA
- a CDS encoding bifunctional acetate--CoA ligase family protein/GNAT family N-acetyltransferase, with product MSVKHLDLLFKPNSLAIIGASRDPNSVSAILMRNLMSGKFLGPVLPVSGAQEAIFGVLSYVDVASLPLTPDMAIICSPAHEIPDRLVELVDNGTHVAVIMDPGYALLEAKERAQMDEKIRNVLREKDIRVLGPGSLGMIVPASGVNASLSRVGAKEGRIAFVTQSDSLFESVLDWARTNNVGFSHCISLGRQLDVDFSCVLDYLGSDPATKAILLYVENIQDARRFMSATRASARNKPILVIRPRRLPCDLRDAASDLTEMDQDQIYDAAFRRAGMVRVDDIDSLFEGARTLANYKPLRGNGLAIMTNGQSIGLLAADTLINGGGELVAINEETQLKLEEILGQERCSDNPVTLPYNATPDTYARVLSVLVRAADVGCVLILHVPFQGTSSLEIAQAVTQVAKTSRCLVLANWLGEETVRDTKDVFEEAAIPVFDRPGKAIMAYLHMLRYKRTQKILMQTPDSLPADFFPDTEHALQIIKTALDEDRNHLTEDESRQVLAAYGVPVVETRICKSAMQAVEAASEIGFPVALKIRSPQITQPFDIGGIALDLTTPDLLFEAAANMSARVHAQVPNAYIEGFTVQKMGRRPGAHELFISIFTDKVFGPVLRFGHGGVSAAVINDHSVTLPPLNMGLAKELISRTRIYKLLQGSRRQAAADIDDICLALIQISQMVIDLPQIVSLEMNPIFADDLGVLALGARIWIQPSQVTGPERLAIRPYPRELEECVRLKNGEQVLLRPIRPEDAQAHLDFIHNLPEEDLRLRFFGLVQNFVLSDMPKFTQIDYDREMAFIATQNVDGQPKTLGVVRTSTKPDNSSAEFAIIISADMKGSGLGSVLFEKMIRYCKGRGTRYLEGQTMPRNKGMIGLAKRFGLKVSHNYEEELIEMRLPLWEWEPKS from the coding sequence ATGAGCGTCAAACACCTGGATCTGTTGTTCAAGCCCAATTCCCTGGCCATCATCGGAGCGTCCCGCGATCCGAATTCAGTCAGCGCGATCCTCATGCGAAACCTCATGTCCGGTAAATTTCTCGGACCGGTATTGCCTGTTTCCGGGGCGCAGGAGGCCATTTTTGGTGTTTTGTCGTATGTGGACGTGGCCTCCCTGCCGCTGACCCCGGACATGGCCATCATCTGCTCCCCTGCGCACGAGATCCCGGATCGGCTTGTCGAACTGGTCGATAATGGCACTCATGTGGCCGTGATCATGGACCCTGGTTATGCCTTGCTTGAAGCAAAAGAGCGAGCGCAAATGGATGAAAAGATCCGCAACGTGCTGCGCGAGAAGGACATCCGCGTGCTCGGTCCGGGCAGTCTGGGCATGATCGTCCCGGCGAGCGGGGTCAACGCGAGCCTGTCCCGGGTGGGAGCCAAGGAGGGCCGCATCGCCTTTGTGACCCAGTCCGACAGCCTGTTCGAATCCGTTCTGGATTGGGCCAGGACCAACAACGTCGGTTTTTCCCATTGCATTTCCCTGGGGCGCCAGCTGGACGTGGATTTCAGCTGCGTGCTCGACTATCTGGGTTCGGATCCAGCCACCAAGGCCATCCTTTTATATGTTGAAAACATCCAGGATGCACGCCGTTTCATGTCCGCGACCCGAGCCAGCGCCCGCAACAAGCCCATCCTGGTCATCCGTCCGCGCCGTTTGCCCTGCGACCTGCGCGACGCCGCCAGCGACCTCACGGAGATGGACCAGGACCAGATCTACGACGCCGCCTTCCGCCGCGCCGGCATGGTCCGCGTGGACGACATCGACTCCCTGTTCGAGGGCGCCCGCACCCTGGCCAACTACAAGCCCCTGCGCGGCAACGGTCTGGCTATCATGACCAACGGTCAGAGCATCGGCCTCTTGGCCGCCGACACCCTCATAAACGGAGGGGGGGAGCTGGTGGCCATCAACGAGGAGACCCAGCTCAAGCTGGAGGAGATCCTGGGCCAGGAGCGCTGCTCCGACAACCCCGTGACCCTGCCCTACAATGCCACCCCCGACACCTATGCCCGGGTTCTCAGCGTATTGGTCCGGGCGGCGGACGTGGGATGCGTGCTCATCCTGCATGTTCCGTTTCAAGGCACATCCAGCCTTGAAATCGCCCAGGCCGTGACCCAGGTGGCCAAGACCAGCCGCTGTCTGGTGCTGGCCAACTGGCTGGGCGAGGAGACGGTGCGCGATACCAAGGACGTTTTCGAGGAGGCGGCCATCCCGGTCTTCGACCGTCCGGGCAAGGCCATCATGGCCTACCTGCACATGCTGCGCTACAAACGCACGCAGAAGATCCTGATGCAAACCCCGGATTCCCTGCCGGCGGACTTTTTTCCGGACACGGAGCACGCCCTTCAGATTATCAAGACCGCCCTCGACGAAGACCGCAACCACCTCACTGAAGATGAATCCAGGCAGGTCCTGGCTGCATACGGCGTGCCCGTGGTCGAGACCAGAATCTGCAAATCGGCCATGCAGGCCGTGGAGGCGGCTTCCGAGATCGGCTTTCCGGTCGCGCTCAAAATTCGCTCTCCGCAGATCACCCAGCCTTTCGACATCGGCGGCATCGCCCTCGACCTGACTACCCCGGATCTGCTCTTCGAAGCGGCGGCCAACATGTCGGCGCGTGTCCATGCCCAGGTTCCCAACGCCTACATCGAGGGTTTCACCGTCCAGAAAATGGGGCGCAGGCCAGGGGCGCATGAACTTTTCATATCCATCTTCACGGACAAGGTCTTTGGTCCGGTGCTGCGCTTCGGACATGGCGGCGTTTCCGCGGCGGTCATCAACGACCACTCCGTGACCCTGCCCCCGCTGAACATGGGGCTGGCCAAGGAACTTATTTCCCGCACCCGCATCTACAAACTGCTGCAGGGATCCAGGCGTCAGGCCGCAGCGGACATCGACGACATATGTCTGGCCCTCATCCAGATCAGTCAGATGGTCATTGACCTGCCCCAGATCGTGAGCCTGGAGATGAACCCGATCTTTGCCGACGATCTGGGCGTACTGGCCCTGGGCGCTCGGATCTGGATTCAGCCCTCGCAGGTCACGGGACCGGAAAGACTGGCCATCCGTCCGTATCCACGGGAGCTGGAAGAATGTGTGCGCCTCAAGAACGGCGAGCAGGTCCTGCTGCGTCCCATCCGGCCGGAGGACGCCCAGGCCCACCTCGACTTCATCCACAACCTGCCCGAGGAGGATTTGCGCCTGCGCTTTTTCGGGCTGGTTCAGAATTTCGTTTTAAGCGACATGCCCAAGTTCACGCAGATCGACTACGACCGCGAGATGGCTTTCATCGCCACCCAGAACGTCGATGGCCAGCCCAAGACTCTTGGCGTGGTGCGCACGTCCACCAAGCCCGACAACTCGTCGGCCGAATTCGCCATAATCATCAGTGCGGACATGAAAGGGTCGGGCCTTGGCTCGGTGCTGTTTGAAAAAATGATCCGCTATTGCAAAGGGCGGGGGACCCGCTACCTTGAAGGGCAGACCATGCCGCGCAACAAGGGCATGATCGGGCTGGCCAAGCGCTTTGGTCTGAAAGTGTCGCATAACTATGAAGAAGAATTGATAGAAATGCGTTTGCCTTTGTGGGAATGGGAGCCGAAATCCTAG
- a CDS encoding citrate synthase, whose product MQKKDTAMLTIDGQTYELPIVRGTEGEIGVDVSCLRTRTGVITLDQGYANTGSCFSAITFVDGERGILRYRGYPIEQLARQSSFVETVMLLVFGELPTREERAAFRIMLGDTALLHEDLMHHFEGFPPNGHPMAILSAVINSLGAYSPDLLDIQTEEEFRKAVAKLVSKVRTIAAFSYRKSAGLPIIYPDPSRSYCENFLHMMFSVPYKEHVPTPEAQKALSQFLLVHADHEQNCSCSTVRMVGSSEANLFASVSAGICALWGRLHGGANSAVVQMLENIRDGDFTVKDCIEKVKRKEFRLMGFGHRVYKNFDPRATVLKECATNLLASLHIKDPFLDIAQELEEIALHDDYFVSRKLYPNVDFYSGLILRALNIPVDMFPVMFAIGRLPGWIAHWHEQHLEENTRIHRPRQIYVGPNQRDYILMKDR is encoded by the coding sequence ATGCAAAAAAAAGATACAGCCATGTTGACCATTGACGGCCAGACCTACGAGCTGCCCATCGTGCGCGGCACTGAAGGCGAGATCGGGGTGGACGTGAGCTGTTTGCGCACCCGGACCGGGGTCATCACTCTGGACCAGGGCTATGCCAATACCGGTTCGTGCTTCAGCGCCATAACTTTCGTGGACGGGGAGAGGGGGATTCTTCGCTATCGCGGGTATCCCATTGAACAGCTCGCTCGGCAGAGCTCTTTCGTGGAAACGGTCATGCTGCTTGTCTTCGGCGAATTGCCGACCCGCGAAGAGCGGGCCGCGTTCCGCATCATGCTCGGCGATACGGCCTTGCTGCATGAGGATCTCATGCACCACTTCGAGGGTTTTCCACCCAACGGCCATCCCATGGCCATCCTCTCGGCGGTCATCAATTCGCTCGGAGCCTACAGCCCCGATCTGCTGGACATCCAGACCGAAGAGGAGTTTCGCAAGGCCGTGGCCAAGCTGGTCAGCAAAGTGCGCACCATCGCGGCTTTCAGTTACCGCAAGTCCGCAGGGCTGCCCATCATCTACCCGGACCCCAGCCGCTCCTACTGTGAAAACTTTCTGCACATGATGTTTTCCGTGCCCTACAAGGAGCACGTGCCCACCCCCGAGGCCCAGAAAGCGCTGTCGCAGTTCCTGTTGGTGCACGCCGACCATGAGCAGAACTGTTCCTGCTCCACGGTGCGCATGGTCGGATCAAGCGAGGCCAATCTTTTTGCATCGGTTTCGGCCGGCATCTGCGCCCTGTGGGGACGGCTGCACGGTGGGGCCAACTCCGCCGTGGTGCAGATGCTCGAAAACATCCGCGACGGCGATTTCACCGTCAAGGACTGCATCGAAAAGGTTAAACGCAAGGAATTCAGGCTGATGGGATTTGGGCACCGGGTCTACAAGAACTTTGATCCCCGGGCCACGGTTTTGAAGGAATGCGCCACGAACCTTTTGGCTTCGCTGCACATCAAGGACCCGTTCCTCGATATCGCCCAGGAGCTTGAAGAGATCGCATTGCATGACGATTATTTCGTCTCGCGCAAGCTCTATCCCAACGTGGACTTCTATTCCGGACTGATCCTGCGCGCCCTGAACATTCCGGTGGACATGTTCCCGGTCATGTTCGCCATCGGCCGCCTGCCGGGCTGGATCGCGCACTGGCACGAGCAGCACCTGGAAGAGAACACCCGCATCCACCGCCCCCGTCAGATCTACGTGGGGCCGAATCAGCGGGACTACATACTGATGAAGGATCGCTGA
- a CDS encoding DMT family transporter, translating to MESESLSITAANPVALLPRLAVLGAVVLWGASFSTMRIALQDLHPLSVMWLRMIIALTCILPLYRTVSLSAYRKGDWKLLLAAVIFQPCLYFWLESAALGLTTSAQAGIISASVPLLVAVAAWMILKEPMSTRVTAGLLLSVAGVTVLTLGGQATESAPSPLLGNSMEFLAMVCAAANMILIRILGRRYDAWTLTVMQVVTGCLFFSPGIGYLMEVPAGTFDLQLVLILVFLGAGVTLGAFSLYNWAITRMPASTASAHINLIPVVAVGCGFAFLGETMNPLQMAAACVVLFSVLMTQKF from the coding sequence ATGGAATCCGAATCCCTTTCCATCACCGCCGCAAACCCCGTCGCCCTGCTGCCAAGGCTCGCCGTGCTCGGCGCGGTGGTGCTCTGGGGCGCGTCCTTTTCGACCATGCGCATCGCCCTTCAGGACCTGCATCCGCTGAGCGTGATGTGGCTGCGCATGATCATCGCCCTCACCTGCATCCTGCCGCTGTACCGGACCGTAAGCCTGTCCGCGTATCGCAAGGGCGACTGGAAGCTGCTGCTGGCCGCCGTCATTTTTCAGCCCTGCCTGTACTTCTGGCTCGAATCCGCGGCCCTGGGGCTGACCACCTCGGCCCAGGCCGGGATCATCTCCGCCTCCGTGCCGCTCCTGGTCGCCGTGGCCGCCTGGATGATCCTCAAGGAACCCATGAGCACGCGCGTCACCGCCGGGCTGCTTCTTTCCGTGGCCGGGGTCACGGTCCTGACCCTCGGCGGACAGGCCACCGAGTCCGCCCCTTCCCCGCTCCTGGGCAACAGCATGGAGTTTCTGGCCATGGTCTGCGCGGCCGCGAACATGATCCTCATCCGCATCCTGGGCAGACGCTATGACGCCTGGACCCTGACCGTCATGCAGGTCGTCACGGGCTGCCTCTTCTTTTCACCCGGCATCGGGTATCTGATGGAAGTTCCGGCGGGCACCTTTGACCTGCAACTGGTCCTGATCCTCGTCTTCCTCGGCGCGGGTGTAACGCTTGGCGCTTTCTCCCTCTACAATTGGGCCATCACGCGCATGCCCGCGAGCACGGCCTCGGCGCATATCAACCTCATCCCCGTGGTGGCCGTGGGCTGCGGCTTCGCCTTTCTGGGCGAGACCATGAACCCGCTCCAGATGGCCGCCGCCTGCGTGGTCCTCTTCTCCGTGCTGATGACCCAGAAATTCTGA
- a CDS encoding AraC family transcriptional regulator, with protein sequence MPCPSINFLHVQPGLEMSQVARSSHVFPRHFHDDLYAIGLMRQGASYCLGPSHSEATVRQGQACLINPGQVHSGVPISDDTISYTMFYLHADLVRNMAEDMSQRPGTAPEFTALICDRPDLVMSLHGLAQALAASNGLARESALVKTLGDILGAHGGVKSKSPEHAPVLVRQAKEILRSNLEQKITLRAMAAMLGVSQYQLLRAFKRQTGVPPHVFRTQQRVERARSLIRHGMVLSEVAQATGFSDQSHFSNTFKLYTGATPGQYALLP encoded by the coding sequence ATGCCCTGTCCTTCCATCAATTTCCTTCATGTTCAGCCCGGCCTCGAAATGAGCCAGGTCGCGCGCAGCAGCCATGTCTTTCCCCGCCATTTCCATGACGACCTCTACGCCATCGGACTCATGCGCCAGGGAGCCAGCTACTGCCTCGGCCCCTCGCATTCCGAGGCCACGGTGCGACAGGGACAGGCGTGTCTGATCAATCCCGGCCAGGTCCACTCCGGCGTGCCGATTTCGGACGACACCATATCCTACACCATGTTCTACCTGCATGCGGACCTGGTCCGGAACATGGCCGAAGACATGAGCCAGCGACCCGGCACGGCGCCGGAATTCACGGCCCTGATCTGCGACCGGCCTGATCTTGTCATGTCCCTGCACGGGCTGGCGCAGGCCTTGGCCGCAAGCAACGGACTGGCCCGCGAATCGGCCCTGGTCAAAACCCTGGGGGATATTCTTGGCGCGCACGGCGGAGTGAAGAGCAAATCTCCGGAACACGCCCCCGTGCTGGTCCGTCAGGCCAAGGAGATACTGCGCTCGAATCTGGAACAGAAAATCACCCTGCGGGCCATGGCCGCCATGCTCGGGGTAAGTCAGTATCAGCTCCTGCGCGCCTTCAAGCGCCAGACAGGGGTGCCGCCCCATGTCTTCCGCACCCAGCAGCGCGTGGAGCGGGCCCGGTCCCTGATCCGGCACGGCATGGTCCTGTCCGAGGTGGCGCAGGCCACGGGCTTTTCCGATCAATCCCATTTCAGCAACACATTCAAACTCTACACCGGAGCCACGCCAGGCCAGTACGCGCTTCTGCCCTGA
- a CDS encoding GGDEF domain-containing protein produces the protein MTIPGSDHSAQPFDTKALVHVFEQLWKHSSDPFWICRPVGEDYELQVANDAAVRLDARQVPGNTVRSIVGYGLAGDQLISGYHECMARGEAVTFEQRPVLNGSQRLFETLLVPVKNEAGMVTHIWGMARDLTRFLVSQNALVHLNEQLEAKILQRTRELEEANHRLSELSLTDGLTGIANRRRFDAALAEEWSRAARTGSTLALIMLDIDHFKKYNDHYGHQQGDDCLRRVAEVLRSSARRQADLVSRYGGEEFCMILPDTTLQGAFEIAERLRREVENMDMPHVLSDMGRVTASMGVAASMPCKAMSPAELLRRADESLYQAKSEGRNCVRGAFSCVG, from the coding sequence ATGACTATTCCGGGATCAGATCACTCCGCGCAACCATTTGACACAAAAGCGCTGGTTCATGTCTTTGAGCAACTCTGGAAGCATTCCAGCGATCCGTTCTGGATCTGCAGGCCCGTGGGCGAGGACTATGAATTGCAAGTGGCCAACGATGCCGCGGTCCGTCTTGACGCCAGGCAGGTCCCCGGGAACACGGTGCGTTCCATCGTCGGTTACGGCCTTGCGGGCGATCAGCTCATATCTGGGTATCACGAGTGCATGGCCCGCGGCGAAGCCGTGACCTTTGAACAGCGCCCGGTCCTGAACGGCAGCCAGCGGCTTTTCGAGACACTGCTTGTGCCTGTGAAGAACGAAGCCGGCATGGTCACCCACATCTGGGGCATGGCGCGCGACCTGACACGCTTTCTGGTTTCCCAGAACGCGCTGGTGCATTTGAACGAACAGCTTGAAGCCAAGATTCTCCAACGCACCAGGGAACTGGAAGAGGCGAACCACAGGCTGTCCGAGCTCTCGCTGACCGATGGGCTCACGGGCATCGCCAACCGCCGCAGGTTCGACGCGGCCTTGGCCGAGGAATGGTCCCGGGCCGCGCGCACGGGATCGACACTGGCGCTCATCATGCTCGATATCGATCACTTCAAGAAATACAACGATCACTACGGACACCAGCAGGGAGACGACTGTCTTCGGCGCGTGGCGGAGGTGCTCAGGTCCAGCGCCCGCCGTCAGGCAGACCTTGTCTCGCGCTACGGAGGCGAGGAATTCTGCATGATCCTCCCGGACACGACCTTGCAGGGGGCGTTTGAAATCGCCGAACGATTGCGGCGTGAAGTGGAAAACATGGACATGCCGCACGTCTTGTCGGACATGGGCAGGGTCACGGCCAGCATGGGCGTGGCGGCGAGCATGCCGTGCAAGGCCATGAGCCCTGCCGAGCTGCTGCGCCGTGCCGACGAATCCTTGTATCAGGCCAAGTCCGAGGGCAGAAATTGCGTCCGGGGCGCTTTTTCCTGCGTTGGCTGA
- a CDS encoding helix-turn-helix transcriptional regulator, producing MKDICEVRCIHEENVQRAQHARTDDGVLDEAAALLGVISDPTRLKIMDALRLGELCVCDLAAVLSMSISAISHQLRLLRTARLVRGRRAGKVIFYTIHDGHVEKLIDMALDHCRQRCGE from the coding sequence ATGAAAGATATTTGCGAAGTGCGCTGTATCCATGAAGAAAATGTGCAAAGAGCGCAGCATGCCAGGACCGACGATGGCGTGCTGGACGAAGCTGCCGCGCTTCTGGGCGTGATTTCCGATCCGACGCGGCTCAAGATCATGGACGCCCTGCGTCTGGGGGAGCTGTGCGTCTGCGATCTGGCGGCGGTGCTGTCCATGTCCATTTCGGCCATATCCCATCAGCTGCGGCTGTTGCGAACGGCCCGACTGGTGCGCGGCAGGCGGGCGGGCAAGGTGATATTCTACACGATTCACGACGGGCATGTCGAAAAACTCATTGATATGGCCCTCGATCACTGCAGGCAGAGGTGCGGAGAATGA